Proteins encoded by one window of Chondromyces crocatus:
- a CDS encoding carbamoyltransferase C-terminal domain-containing protein — translation MKTIAFHTQHDANLAIAQDGVLRLALELERLFEERYFASARDEATFRQQWRKAIEAAVQETGIEHFDVAVTSWVMPSQRRILAELVSADRWVTVDHHRAHALHGIHDAPFRRPLVLSFDGGGNDGTFNVYRVNDDTLVHAHRLPLNLGTPYRLLAITMPEVTGRRPQPRAGHLSLAGKIMAYAALGRVREAWLAPVAEYYRHYQEPYQALYSLGESLGLPLEPDALSSDDARDLAATSQHVFEQLTLQAVRDHLTEGDDGIVLTGGCALNVRANECIRRTFGLPVHVPPAPNDAGIAVGALWSVERPTARPDVFVGLPLQQDVSPDELRRRAAVRTDLDHLATLLRRGAIIGVASGRAELGPRALGHRSLLALPGSIATKERINARIKSREWYRPLAPAIAAARAHQFLPDPPSSPYMSFAAPLHRDALERFPASAHLDGTARVQTVSPDTLLGRLLDHLERQGEPPIVLNTSFNTQGRPLIHGARRALEALDQSDLDFAWLDGWLVPRDETTAARFATEAS, via the coding sequence TTGAAGACCATCGCATTTCACACCCAGCACGACGCCAACCTCGCCATCGCCCAGGATGGCGTGCTGCGCCTCGCGCTCGAACTCGAGAGGCTGTTCGAGGAGCGGTACTTCGCCAGCGCCCGCGACGAAGCGACATTCCGGCAACAATGGCGGAAGGCCATCGAGGCGGCCGTGCAGGAGACGGGCATCGAGCATTTCGACGTCGCCGTCACGAGCTGGGTCATGCCGTCCCAGCGGCGGATCCTCGCCGAGCTGGTCTCGGCCGATCGGTGGGTCACGGTGGACCACCACCGCGCCCACGCGCTGCACGGCATCCACGACGCGCCCTTCCGAAGGCCCCTCGTCCTCTCCTTCGACGGCGGCGGCAACGACGGGACGTTCAACGTGTACCGCGTGAACGACGACACCCTCGTCCACGCGCACCGGCTCCCGCTCAACCTGGGCACCCCTTACCGGCTCCTCGCCATCACCATGCCCGAGGTCACCGGCAGGCGCCCCCAACCGCGCGCAGGGCACCTCTCCCTCGCGGGAAAGATCATGGCCTACGCGGCGCTCGGGCGCGTCCGGGAAGCCTGGCTCGCCCCCGTCGCGGAGTACTACCGCCATTACCAGGAGCCGTACCAGGCGCTGTATTCGCTCGGCGAGAGCCTGGGCCTTCCGCTGGAGCCCGACGCCCTGTCCAGCGACGACGCGCGCGATCTCGCCGCGACGAGCCAGCATGTCTTCGAGCAGCTCACCCTGCAGGCCGTCCGAGACCACCTCACCGAAGGCGACGACGGCATCGTCCTCACGGGCGGCTGCGCGCTGAACGTGCGCGCCAACGAGTGCATCCGCCGCACCTTCGGCCTGCCCGTCCACGTGCCCCCTGCGCCGAACGACGCTGGCATTGCCGTCGGCGCGCTCTGGTCCGTCGAACGACCCACCGCGCGACCCGACGTCTTCGTCGGCTTGCCCTTGCAGCAGGACGTTTCCCCGGACGAGCTGCGGCGGCGCGCTGCAGTCCGTACCGATCTCGATCACCTCGCGACCTTGCTGCGTCGCGGCGCCATCATCGGGGTCGCCAGCGGCCGCGCCGAGCTGGGCCCCCGCGCGCTCGGACATCGCTCTCTCCTCGCCTTGCCCGGGTCGATCGCGACCAAGGAGCGGATCAACGCGCGGATCAAATCCCGGGAGTGGTACCGGCCGCTCGCGCCTGCCATCGCCGCAGCGCGCGCGCATCAGTTCCTGCCAGACCCCCCATCGTCGCCCTACATGTCGTTCGCCGCCCCGCTGCACCGAGATGCCCTCGAACGCTTCCCGGCCTCCGCTCACCTCGATGGCACGGCGCGGGTCCAGACCGTCTCGCCAGACACGCTCCTGGGTCGGCTGCTGGACCACCTGGAACGGCAGGGCGAGCCTCCGATCGTGCTGAACACCTCGTTCAACACCCAGGGACGCCCCCTGATTCACGGCGCTCGCCGCGCCCTGGAAGCGCTCGACCAGTCCGACCTCGACTTCGCGTGGCTCGATGGCTGGCTCGTCCCCCGCGACGAGACCACGGCGGCGCGCTTCGCCACGGAGGCCTCATGA
- the tnpB gene encoding IS66 family insertion sequence element accessory protein TnpB (TnpB, as the term is used for proteins encoded by IS66 family insertion elements, is considered an accessory protein, since TnpC, encoded by a neighboring gene, is a DDE family transposase.), whose amino-acid sequence MIPHGVEIFVALEPVDMRFGFERLGALVRERMKREPRSRALFVFFGKRRQSVKVLTWDGTGVVLCYKRLERGLFELPTPTRPGEQSVVVSEAAFEALFAGLSGMPIH is encoded by the coding sequence ATGATCCCGCACGGCGTGGAGATCTTCGTCGCGCTCGAGCCGGTGGACATGCGGTTCGGGTTCGAGCGCCTGGGGGCGCTGGTACGCGAGCGGATGAAGCGCGAGCCCCGCTCGCGGGCGCTGTTCGTGTTCTTCGGCAAGCGTCGTCAGAGCGTGAAGGTGCTCACGTGGGACGGCACGGGTGTCGTGCTCTGCTACAAGCGGCTCGAGCGAGGGCTGTTCGAGCTGCCGACGCCGACGCGGCCAGGTGAGCAGAGCGTGGTGGTCAGCGAGGCGGCGTTCGAGGCGCTGTTCGCGGGCCTGTCGGGCATGCCGATTCATTGA
- the tnpB gene encoding IS66 family insertion sequence element accessory protein TnpB (TnpB, as the term is used for proteins encoded by IS66 family insertion elements, is considered an accessory protein, since TnpC, encoded by a neighboring gene, is a DDE family transposase.), with protein MLMLPPSVRVYVAAEPTDLRKGFDGLSAQVMQRFGTDPLSGHLFVFLNRRADQVRILFWDRTGYCIVSKRLAQGRFHLTHAVSAGRTHVEMDAAELALMLEGLDLSGATRKKRWRLPSPGKLAA; from the coding sequence ATGCTGATGCTGCCGCCGTCGGTGCGAGTCTACGTCGCGGCGGAGCCTACGGATCTTCGCAAAGGCTTTGATGGCCTGTCGGCGCAGGTGATGCAGCGATTCGGCACCGACCCCCTGAGTGGCCATCTGTTCGTCTTCCTCAACCGCAGGGCGGACCAGGTGCGCATCCTGTTCTGGGATCGCACCGGCTACTGCATCGTGTCCAAGCGGCTCGCTCAAGGGCGATTCCACCTCACCCACGCCGTGAGCGCAGGGCGGACGCATGTCGAGATGGATGCCGCCGAGCTTGCGCTGATGCTCGAAGGCCTCGACCTGTCGGGTGCGACGAGGAAAAAGCGCTGGAGGTTGCCTTCGCCCGGCAAACTCGCGGCGTAA
- a CDS encoding glutamine amidotransferase, which produces MESAPCDRGELAQATAASCSPPGFGLGLRLGLGLGLSLSFGLGLSLSFGLGLGLGFGLGLSRGFGLGLSLGFGLGLGLGFGVEAHLGEARSSTSRLHSAPMSIPPARLLIVTTGDPIPSVRERRGSFADMIRRAIGPVWTGEYAFADARDGTFPQPGEADAFLLTGSPANVPDRDPWIVRTEGWLRDLVGSGVPVFGICFGHQILAHALGGECVRNPKGREFGTVFVDQRQDEPLFAGVPRRFQANVTHVDTVGRLPPGAVSLARSEQDEHQAIRFTPTCYGVQYHPEIDAEIMRGYIEGRRETLDAERFDVEALLDGVTEAEAGRRTMHNFLRHVVFPRLA; this is translated from the coding sequence GTGGAGAGCGCCCCCTGCGACCGTGGAGAGCTGGCGCAGGCGACTGCCGCTTCGTGCAGTCCCCCTGGCTTCGGGCTGGGCCTCAGGCTGGGCCTCGGCCTGGGCCTCAGCCTGAGCTTCGGGCTGGGCCTCAGCCTGAGCTTCGGGCTGGGCCTCGGCCTGGGCTTCGGTTTGGGCCTCAGCCGTGGCTTCGGTTTGGGCCTCAGCCTGGGCTTCGGGCTGGGCCTCGGCCTGGGCTTCGGCGTCGAGGCCCACCTCGGAGAAGCCCGGTCCTCGACATCGAGGCTACACTCCGCGCCCATGTCGATCCCTCCAGCGAGACTTCTCATCGTCACGACCGGCGACCCGATCCCCTCGGTTCGCGAGCGTCGTGGCTCCTTCGCCGACATGATTCGCCGCGCCATCGGCCCGGTGTGGACCGGCGAGTACGCCTTCGCCGATGCGCGCGACGGGACCTTCCCGCAGCCCGGCGAGGCCGACGCCTTCCTCCTCACCGGCTCGCCGGCCAACGTGCCCGACCGCGATCCGTGGATCGTGCGCACCGAGGGCTGGCTGCGTGATCTGGTCGGCTCGGGGGTGCCGGTGTTCGGCATCTGCTTCGGCCACCAGATCCTCGCGCACGCGCTGGGGGGCGAGTGCGTGCGGAACCCGAAGGGGCGCGAGTTCGGCACCGTCTTCGTCGACCAGCGCCAGGACGAGCCGCTGTTCGCCGGGGTGCCGCGGCGCTTCCAGGCCAACGTCACCCATGTGGACACCGTCGGCCGTCTGCCCCCGGGCGCGGTCAGCCTCGCGCGGTCCGAGCAGGACGAGCACCAGGCCATCCGCTTCACGCCCACGTGCTACGGCGTGCAGTACCACCCGGAGATCGACGCCGAGATCATGCGCGGCTACATCGAAGGCCGGCGGGAGACGCTGGACGCCGAGCGCTTCGACGTCGAGGCGCTCCTGGACGGAGTGACCGAGGCCGAGGCAGGGCGGCGGACGATGCACAACTTCCTGCGCCACGTCGTCTTCCCGCGCCTTGCGTGA
- the tnpC gene encoding IS66 family transposase: MSEKSAAHESMGTEELRELREQLLQRDDAIASLRELIRSLEGTEQALKTTLANQIAENEQLKRRLFGTKSERTNTSEFQLLLEGLFRENTALQKKLEQELTPGGATGDGDHGAKRGRDKEEKKARPKPKGRRNLAASQLPRITVDIDDPELAKKGRLIGYESVFELLRIPGSFRVLEKRIARYEIALAGTETVLSAELPPRLFPRALCHTSVFAWLAIEKFMLGVPCYRLEQLLQTEEASLDRGTMCRYLEDLGGTLGATVVHAMFEDARANCHVLSTDATGAAIQPEPGSDGRRQACKKGHFFTIVADCDHVLYHYTESHSSASVQSLFRGFSGLLQSDASSVYDILDRGPPGRFEETTEGTLKLVGCWAHCRRYFFDAAVTKHQRAVEGLRRIRVLYALDASWSKLPPSERKRRRAIHLAPLLDDFFAWVSVARASEAGRSLAAKALGYAHNQEHELRRVLTDGRLPLDNTRSERALRTIVVGRKNWLFYGSDTHAESAAAIFTLVASCRLHRLDPLAFLNDILRVLPYWPKERYIELAPNNWAATRARLDADQLAA; this comes from the coding sequence ATGAGCGAGAAGAGCGCGGCGCATGAGAGCATGGGTACGGAGGAGCTGCGGGAGCTGCGGGAGCAGCTCCTTCAGCGCGATGACGCGATCGCCTCGCTGCGCGAGCTGATCCGGTCCCTCGAGGGGACGGAGCAGGCGCTCAAGACGACGCTTGCCAATCAGATCGCGGAGAATGAGCAGCTCAAGCGTCGTCTGTTCGGCACGAAGTCGGAGCGCACCAACACGTCGGAGTTTCAGCTGCTGCTCGAGGGGCTGTTCCGCGAGAATACCGCGCTGCAGAAGAAGCTCGAGCAGGAGCTGACGCCTGGGGGCGCGACGGGCGACGGCGACCACGGCGCGAAGAGGGGCCGCGACAAGGAAGAGAAGAAGGCGCGCCCCAAGCCGAAGGGGCGCCGTAACCTGGCGGCCTCGCAGCTGCCGCGCATCACCGTGGACATCGACGACCCCGAGCTCGCGAAGAAGGGGCGGCTGATCGGCTACGAGTCGGTCTTCGAGTTGCTCCGTATCCCGGGCAGCTTCCGCGTGCTGGAGAAGCGCATCGCGCGCTACGAGATCGCGCTCGCGGGGACCGAGACCGTACTCAGCGCGGAGCTGCCGCCGCGGCTGTTCCCGCGCGCGCTCTGCCACACCTCGGTGTTCGCGTGGCTCGCCATCGAGAAGTTCATGCTGGGCGTGCCGTGCTACCGCCTCGAGCAGCTCCTCCAGACCGAGGAGGCATCGCTCGATCGCGGGACGATGTGCCGCTACCTCGAGGACCTCGGCGGGACGCTCGGGGCCACGGTCGTGCACGCGATGTTCGAGGACGCGCGGGCCAACTGCCACGTGCTGTCCACGGACGCGACCGGCGCCGCCATCCAGCCCGAGCCCGGCTCCGACGGCCGCAGGCAAGCCTGCAAGAAGGGGCACTTCTTCACCATCGTCGCCGATTGCGACCACGTCCTCTACCACTACACGGAGTCGCATTCGTCGGCGTCGGTCCAGAGCCTCTTCCGCGGCTTCTCCGGACTGCTCCAGAGCGATGCGAGCAGCGTCTACGACATCCTCGACCGAGGCCCACCCGGGCGATTCGAGGAGACCACCGAAGGCACGCTCAAGCTCGTCGGCTGCTGGGCCCATTGCCGCCGCTACTTCTTCGACGCCGCGGTCACCAAGCACCAGCGCGCCGTGGAGGGGCTGCGGCGCATCCGGGTGCTCTATGCTCTCGACGCATCCTGGTCGAAGCTGCCTCCAAGCGAGCGTAAGCGCCGCAGGGCGATCCACCTGGCCCCGCTGCTCGATGACTTCTTCGCGTGGGTGAGCGTCGCCCGCGCAAGCGAAGCAGGCCGTTCCCTCGCCGCGAAGGCGCTCGGCTACGCGCACAACCAGGAGCACGAGCTGCGTCGCGTCCTGACCGATGGCCGCTTGCCCCTCGACAACACCCGCAGCGAGCGTGCCCTGAGGACCATCGTCGTCGGCCGCAAGAACTGGCTCTTCTACGGCAGCGATACCCACGCCGAGAGCGCGGCGGCGATCTTCACGCTCGTCGCCTCGTGTCGCCTGCACCGTCTCGACCCGCTCGCATTCCTCAACGACATCCTCCGCGTGCTGCCCTACTGGCCCAAGGAGCGCTACATCGAGCTGGCGCCGAACAACTGGGCCGCCACCAGGGCACGGCTCGACGCCGACCAGCTCGCAGCGTAA
- the tnpC gene encoding IS66 family transposase — protein sequence MPCAVARGEYTARYVARSSSAVVKAPVDLVQVRRQLTQLADRGCVTELIEHVLGWLTQLTDAHHALTLRLQTALRALYGRKSQKVSSQQLSLWLTTLLDADEAPASQLPEAPPDDAPPEKGEQAAPPADPPKPPKRAERAPLPAHLERHRERLTVPASERVCGQCGRDKACIGYRTSEVLDFIPARFIVVEQQREKLACPRCPEQGVSTAPPDKVMDRGRPGPGLLAKLVVDKFEDSMPLYRQAQACARSGVVLSSSTLGDWTAFTLDLLAPIAARITERVLAEPYLRTDDTGIPVQDRKHPRRLKRGHLWVFVGDHLASFLYAPDWKAKHPAALLQPFQGFLQGDGYAGYNAMLRQSTHSAPSLSEERRLGCGMHIRAKFEKAAKLGDLSAAIALGYFKGIYLVEAECKARGFSPEQRHAYRQAHAMPLVDALFQWVRETHKTLVPKTPLYEATFYAKGQEAAWRRCFSDGRFEIDNGEAERQLRKIAVGRKNFLFAGSDKGAERLAIGFTLFRSCSLQGVNPLLWATDVITKLQRGWPRSRLDELLPDAWSKAHTSDATAVGVAAS from the coding sequence ATGCCTTGTGCTGTGGCGCGCGGTGAATACACCGCTCGATACGTGGCCCGCTCTTCTTCTGCTGTCGTCAAGGCTCCCGTCGACCTCGTGCAGGTTCGGCGCCAGCTGACCCAGCTCGCGGACCGAGGATGCGTCACGGAGCTCATCGAGCACGTGCTCGGATGGCTCACGCAGCTGACCGACGCACACCATGCTCTCACGCTGCGCCTCCAGACCGCACTGCGAGCCTTGTACGGTCGCAAGAGCCAGAAGGTCAGCTCGCAGCAGCTCTCGCTCTGGCTGACCACGCTGCTCGACGCCGACGAGGCCCCTGCTTCTCAGCTCCCTGAAGCTCCGCCCGATGATGCTCCGCCCGAGAAGGGGGAGCAGGCAGCTCCCCCTGCCGACCCACCGAAGCCACCGAAGCGTGCAGAGCGTGCGCCGCTGCCAGCGCATCTCGAGCGCCATCGGGAGCGCTTGACGGTGCCCGCCTCGGAGCGCGTCTGCGGTCAATGCGGTCGAGACAAGGCCTGCATTGGCTACCGGACCAGCGAGGTGCTCGACTTCATTCCTGCGCGTTTCATCGTCGTCGAGCAGCAACGAGAGAAGCTCGCTTGCCCACGCTGTCCCGAGCAGGGCGTCTCCACCGCTCCGCCCGACAAGGTCATGGACCGCGGTCGTCCCGGTCCTGGCCTGCTCGCCAAGCTCGTCGTCGACAAGTTCGAGGACTCGATGCCCCTGTATCGGCAGGCCCAGGCGTGTGCGCGCTCGGGCGTCGTCCTGTCGTCCTCCACGCTCGGAGACTGGACCGCGTTCACCCTCGACCTGCTCGCGCCCATCGCGGCGCGCATCACCGAGCGGGTCCTCGCCGAGCCTTATCTGCGCACCGACGATACCGGCATTCCCGTCCAGGACCGCAAGCATCCTCGGCGCCTCAAACGCGGTCACCTGTGGGTCTTCGTCGGCGACCACCTCGCTTCCTTTCTCTATGCGCCCGACTGGAAGGCCAAGCACCCAGCGGCCCTGCTTCAGCCCTTTCAGGGCTTTCTTCAGGGCGATGGCTACGCTGGCTACAATGCCATGCTGCGCCAATCCACTCACTCCGCGCCGAGTCTGTCCGAGGAGCGTCGGCTCGGATGCGGCATGCACATCCGCGCCAAATTCGAGAAGGCTGCCAAGCTCGGCGATCTCAGCGCCGCCATCGCTCTCGGCTACTTCAAGGGCATCTATCTTGTCGAGGCCGAGTGCAAGGCGCGCGGTTTCTCTCCAGAGCAGCGGCACGCTTATCGACAAGCCCACGCGATGCCCCTGGTCGATGCACTCTTTCAGTGGGTGCGCGAGACCCACAAGACGCTCGTGCCGAAGACGCCTCTGTATGAGGCGACCTTCTATGCGAAAGGTCAGGAGGCCGCCTGGCGACGGTGCTTCTCCGACGGGCGCTTCGAAATCGACAATGGCGAGGCGGAGCGGCAGCTGCGCAAGATCGCTGTCGGTCGCAAGAACTTCCTTTTCGCCGGCTCCGACAAGGGCGCTGAACGTCTCGCCATCGGCTTCACGCTTTTCCGCTCGTGCAGCCTGCAAGGGGTCAACCCTCTCCTCTGGGCCACCGATGTCATCACCAAGCTGCAACGCGGCTGGCCACGCTCGAGGCTCGACGAGCTACTCCCCGACGCTTGGTCCAAGGCGCACACCAGCGACGCAACGGCTGTAGGCGTCGCCGCCTCGTAG
- the tnpA gene encoding IS66 family insertion sequence element accessory protein TnpA has protein sequence MATRAEWSERVERWKQSGLSAKAFAGLEGLKVQSLYWWTSRLRTSSGAALQSTPPRFLPVRVVKSPQAHPARVGVAPSPAIAAGIELALPNGCIVRVQEDFDATTLARLLRVAGGTGAC, from the coding sequence ATGGCGACGCGAGCGGAGTGGAGCGAGAGGGTAGAGCGGTGGAAGCAGAGCGGCTTGAGCGCGAAGGCGTTTGCCGGGTTGGAGGGCTTGAAGGTCCAGTCGTTGTACTGGTGGACGTCGAGACTCCGTACGTCCTCTGGAGCGGCGCTTCAGAGTACTCCGCCGAGGTTTCTTCCGGTCCGAGTCGTCAAGTCCCCGCAGGCTCATCCGGCGCGCGTAGGGGTGGCGCCGTCGCCTGCCATCGCAGCCGGCATCGAGCTGGCGCTCCCCAATGGGTGCATCGTGCGGGTGCAGGAGGACTTCGATGCGACGACGCTTGCGCGGCTGCTCCGCGTGGCTGGAGGGACTGGCGCATGCTGA
- a CDS encoding glutamine amidotransferase-related protein: MDFIYESAAYSARTSRCSPGVPRRFQANVTHVDTVGRLPPGAVSLARSEQDEHQAIRFTPTCYGVQYHPEIDAEIMRGYIEGRRETLDAERFDVEALLDGVTEAEAGRRTMHNFLRHVVFRSRCTDPTFSIPWDVLGGPFLGATAWRPHVPGGTRMTPTGAARYPSGHRHRDQPSAGG, encoded by the coding sequence GTGGACTTCATTTATGAGTCCGCTGCTTACAGCGCCAGGACGAGCCGCTGTTCGCCGGGGGTCCCGCGGCGGTTCCAGGCCAACGTCACCCACGTGGACACCGTCGGCCGTCTGCCCCCGGGCGCGGTCAGCCTCGCGCGGTCCGAGCAGGACGAGCACCAGGCCATCCGGTTCACGCCCACGTGCTACGGCGTGCAGTACCACCCGGAGATCGACGCCGAGATCATGCGCGGCTACATCGAAGGCCGGCGGGAGACGCTGGACGCCGAGCGCTTCGACGTCGAGGCGCTCCTGGACGGGGTGACCGAGGCCGAGGCAGGGCGGCGGACGATGCACAACTTCCTGCGCCACGTCGTGTTCCGTAGCCGCTGCACGGACCCCACCTTCAGCATCCCCTGGGATGTGTTAGGCGGGCCGTTCCTCGGCGCCACGGCGTGGCGACCTCACGTGCCGGGGGGGACGCGGATGACGCCGACAGGCGCTGCGAGGTATCCGTCCGGTCACCGCCATCGTGATCAGCCGAGTGCGGGCGGGTAA
- a CDS encoding M20/M25/M40 family metallo-hydrolase: MKPRWHHEEAWLAHVARWIALHPTAGSPAAERVATEIGVHLDELGLQVELVQRRQHSPLLIARRRAPPGAPTLGIYGHYDVEPIYGHWTHDPTQLRVDAGRAYGRGIADNLGPLAQRLLAARDVRDWPGIVWVLEGEEETGSPLLAEHLDALSETDVSWWLDETGYFEAPDRQRLLLARWPSALDPLPTTWRDLAAAHAVSTVVAHRELNRASGGSSAPVSQLFRGRPYASFGPNDEASNVHAANESIPLGALLLSAHQFVATLEHLGMQRLP, from the coding sequence ATGAAACCACGCTGGCACCATGAAGAGGCGTGGCTCGCCCACGTCGCGCGATGGATCGCACTCCACCCGACGGCAGGGAGCCCGGCGGCCGAGCGTGTCGCCACCGAGATCGGCGTGCATCTCGACGAACTCGGCCTCCAGGTGGAGCTGGTGCAGCGCAGACAGCACAGCCCTTTGCTGATCGCGCGCCGACGCGCGCCCCCCGGAGCCCCCACACTCGGCATTTACGGTCACTACGACGTCGAGCCGATCTACGGCCACTGGACCCACGATCCCACACAGCTCCGGGTCGACGCAGGCCGAGCCTACGGGCGCGGCATCGCCGACAACCTGGGCCCCCTCGCGCAACGCCTGCTCGCAGCGCGCGACGTCCGCGACTGGCCCGGGATCGTCTGGGTGCTGGAGGGCGAAGAAGAGACCGGCTCGCCCCTGCTGGCGGAGCACCTCGACGCGCTGAGCGAGACGGACGTCTCGTGGTGGCTGGATGAAACGGGGTACTTCGAGGCCCCCGATCGGCAGCGCCTCCTCCTTGCCCGGTGGCCCAGCGCCCTCGACCCCCTCCCCACCACCTGGCGAGATCTCGCCGCAGCCCACGCCGTGTCCACGGTGGTGGCGCATCGCGAGCTGAACCGAGCCTCCGGTGGGTCGAGCGCGCCCGTGAGCCAGCTCTTCCGCGGACGCCCCTACGCCTCGTTCGGCCCCAACGACGAGGCCTCGAACGTCCACGCCGCGAATGAATCGATCCCCCTCGGCGCGCTCCTCCTCTCGGCGCACCAGTTCGTCGCCACCCTGGAGCACCTCGGCATGCAGAGGCTGCCTTGA
- a CDS encoding polysaccharide deacetylase family protein, whose protein sequence is MSPPLAILSYHRVLPDTGPLAEGWPYVRRGTAVSLGSFARQIEQLTRHCALVDEATVCAWAHGQAELERPSVWLTFDDGYRDVVDHALPVLDASGVTATVFVTTCTLEAPPGALPADRWYAALTRARQSRGELAVNGSRWSFDLSQTDDRMRLVDGPERRHFLYASQDEQASILRALGHALGGPTEPAAGLYLSGEALRRLVQRGWTVGAHGATHTPFPVLTSAALAAEFDDQESAFARHGLPRPTALAYPDAAWSAAAEAELTRRGYRTALLLGDRRAQKLPLRLGRFLVPDDPHWVQRVLLPALEGDG, encoded by the coding sequence ATGAGCCCTCCGCTCGCCATCCTCAGCTACCACCGCGTCCTGCCGGACACGGGTCCCCTGGCCGAGGGCTGGCCCTACGTTCGTCGCGGCACGGCGGTCTCCCTCGGCAGCTTCGCGCGCCAGATCGAGCAGCTCACCCGGCACTGTGCCCTCGTCGACGAGGCCACGGTCTGCGCCTGGGCCCACGGCCAGGCGGAACTCGAACGCCCTTCGGTCTGGCTCACCTTCGATGACGGCTACCGTGACGTGGTCGACCACGCGCTGCCTGTACTCGACGCCTCTGGCGTGACCGCGACCGTGTTCGTCACCACCTGCACCCTGGAAGCGCCCCCCGGCGCATTACCGGCCGATCGCTGGTACGCGGCGCTCACCCGCGCCCGGCAGTCTCGCGGCGAGCTCGCCGTGAACGGCTCACGGTGGTCCTTCGACCTCAGCCAGACCGACGACAGGATGCGGCTCGTCGACGGTCCAGAGCGCCGGCACTTTCTCTACGCCAGCCAGGACGAGCAGGCGTCGATCCTGCGCGCGCTGGGACACGCCCTGGGAGGCCCGACCGAACCCGCAGCGGGGCTCTACCTCTCGGGGGAAGCGTTACGGCGGCTGGTGCAGCGCGGCTGGACCGTCGGAGCCCACGGCGCGACCCACACCCCCTTTCCGGTCCTCACCAGCGCGGCGCTCGCTGCCGAGTTCGACGACCAGGAGAGTGCCTTTGCACGGCACGGGCTCCCACGCCCCACCGCGCTGGCGTACCCCGACGCAGCCTGGAGCGCCGCCGCCGAAGCCGAACTCACCCGGCGCGGCTACCGCACGGCCTTGCTGCTCGGCGATCGGCGCGCCCAGAAGCTCCCCTTGCGGCTTGGCCGGTTCCTCGTGCCCGACGACCCCCACTGGGTGCAGCGCGTGCTGCTCCCTGCCCTGGAAGGTGACGGATGA
- a CDS encoding Uma2 family endonuclease, translating to MGQPAAQRPATYADLEAVPSHLVAELIHGVLHTFPRPAMPHGAAATALSMDLGSPFQRGRGGPGGWWFVLEPELHLGDDVVVPDLAGWRRERMPQMPRAPFVTLPPDWLCEVLSPSTATHDRLRKMPVYARAGVTWLWLLDPLARSLEVFHLLERKRYAQEQTFLEGEVVRASPFDAIELDLTAIWESIAPEEG from the coding sequence ATGGGCCAGCCAGCAGCGCAGCGACCCGCCACCTACGCCGATCTTGAGGCGGTCCCTTCGCACCTCGTGGCGGAGCTCATCCACGGCGTGCTGCACACCTTCCCGCGCCCCGCCATGCCGCATGGGGCCGCCGCCACGGCGCTCTCGATGGACCTCGGCAGCCCCTTTCAGCGAGGGCGAGGAGGGCCAGGCGGCTGGTGGTTCGTTCTCGAACCGGAGCTGCACCTCGGGGACGACGTGGTCGTACCCGACCTGGCTGGGTGGCGCCGAGAGCGCATGCCGCAGATGCCGCGCGCGCCCTTCGTCACCTTGCCACCAGACTGGCTTTGCGAGGTCCTCTCCCCCTCGACCGCCACCCACGACCGCCTCCGGAAGATGCCGGTCTACGCCCGCGCTGGGGTGACGTGGCTATGGCTCCTCGACCCCCTCGCCCGATCGCTGGAGGTCTTCCACCTGCTCGAACGGAAGCGGTACGCGCAGGAGCAGACCTTCCTCGAAGGAGAGGTGGTGCGCGCGAGCCCCTTCGACGCCATCGAGCTGGACCTCACCGCCATCTGGGAGTCCATCGCGCCCGAAGAGGGCTGA